GTCGGGATCGCCGCAGGCCCTGCTGCAAACGATTGAGGTTGTGCGCCCGCGCGGCGTGGTGGTGCTGGGCGGTAACCAGCCCGCCGACGCCACGTTCCCGTCGTCGTTCATCGAGAACATGATGCGCAAAGAGTTAAGTCTGGTCGGCTGCTTCATGTCCTATTCCGCGCCGTTCCCCGGCCATGAATGGACCGACACGGTGGACGCTCTGCGCAGCGGCGCGCTGGACATGGACACCATGATCTCGCACCACTTCCCGCTGTCCGACGCGCCGGACGTCTTCGCGCGGATCGCGTCGCACGAGCTGGCGCACCGCAAAATCATCCTGCTGCCGGAAGAAGTGTAAGCGAATGGTAGTGGTAATGTAGGGGCAATTCATGAGGCGGTCCCCATCCCCTGACCCCTTCCCTCACGCAAGCGGAGGGAAGGGGAATAACATGTTGGGGCGCATCACAATACGCCCTATCGGGCGGAGCAAGCCCCGCCCCTACGGAATGACACCTGATGCTGTATCCCTCCCGCGCGGGAGGGTATCACGATTGAGGAACCGATGATCTTATGCGTCAACCCGAACGCGGCAATCGATAAAACCGTCATCGTTCGGTCTTTCCAACTGGACGAGATTCACCGCCCGGAGCAGGTCATGGCGTTTCCCGGCGGCAAGGGCTGCAACGTCGCGCGCGCCCTGAACACGCTGGGCGAGCAGCCGGTCGTCACGGGTTGGATCGGCGGCGGGGCGGGGCAATTTATCGAAAGCGGCCTGCACCGTGAAGGCATCGCGACGGCGTTCATCGAAACCGATTTCGAATCGCGCACCTGCCTGTCGATCCTCGATCCGGACCGCAACACGTTGACCGAGATCTACGAAAAGGGTGAGCCGGTTCCGCCAGAACAGGTCGAAGCGCTGAAGATCCGCTTCCGCGAAGTCGTGGGGACGTGCGCGGCGGTGACGTTTTCGGGCAGTTTGCCAGCGGGCGTACCCGTCGACTTTTACGCACAGTTGATCGCCATCGCGCGCGAGGCGGGCGTGTTGGCCATGCTCGACAGCAGCGGCGAAGCGCTGCGGCTGGGGGTCGCCGCCGGGCCGGACCTGATCAAGCCGAATAAAAAAGAGTTCAACGACCTGGCGCAGCGCGCGCTGGTCAGCCTGAACGATTACGCGGCAGCGGCGTCGGACATCTCGGCGCGCTGTGGCGCGGTGGTCGTGCTCTCGCTGGGGCCGGACGGCGCGCTGGCGGCACGCGGCAGCCACGTGCTGCACGCCCGTCCGCCGCAGGTGGACGCCAAAAGCGCGGTGGGGTCGGGCGACTGCATGCTGGCGGGCCTGACGTATGGCCTGACGCATGGCTTCGGGCTGGAGGACGCGCTGCG
This sequence is a window from Aggregatilinea lenta. Protein-coding genes within it:
- a CDS encoding 1-phosphofructokinase family hexose kinase; this encodes MILCVNPNAAIDKTVIVRSFQLDEIHRPEQVMAFPGGKGCNVARALNTLGEQPVVTGWIGGGAGQFIESGLHREGIATAFIETDFESRTCLSILDPDRNTLTEIYEKGEPVPPEQVEALKIRFREVVGTCAAVTFSGSLPAGVPVDFYAQLIAIAREAGVLAMLDSSGEALRLGVAAGPDLIKPNKKEFNDLAQRALVSLNDYAAAASDISARCGAVVVLSLGPDGALAARGSHVLHARPPQVDAKSAVGSGDCMLAGLTYGLTHGFGLEDALRYGVAAGTANTLRLGAGNFTLEDFERIRPGVTIVRY